The following is a genomic window from Candidatus Hydrogenedentota bacterium.
GGTGTTGGCCAGGAATTCAGCCAGAAATCCGAAGAAACACCCGATGCCGATCAGGGTCCAGAGTTCAGAATTGCGGACGAAGAAATGACGTCCGGCTATTGACAGCCAACGGAACCAGAGCAACAAGGAGATGAGCAGCCCAGGCCACCCAAGTTCACCGAGCGTCAAACCGTACAGCGTGTGCCCCTGTGTTGCGCGGCCATCGCCGGGTTCTGCCGTACTGGAATAGGGCCGCGAGGTGTCGTCGCCCGCCCAGTGGCAATACAGGTGGTAATACCAGCCCCAGTTGTTGAGACCGACCCCGAAGGGATGGTCTTTCGCCATCATCCAACCCACTCGGTAGAAACCCGTGCGTCCCCCTTCCGGTTTGAACGCGGCCGCCGTTCTGTCGGCTTGATGCCGCTCTTCCAGGGCGTCCAGGCCACGATAGAAGATTCCACATACGACAGTGGCAAGTATGAGCAAGAGCGCCGTCTTGCGCGCGTCGACTCGAGCACCGTGACCTGCGATCAGGGCGCCGGCGGAAGTGGCCAGGAAGACAACGGACGGCATACGGGCAATAGTCAGAATTGTAGCCACCGCTCCCAGGGTCCAGGCAGCAGTACAGAACGCCTTTATCGTGCGGCGCTCGCCTGAGAGCGCGATCGCGAGCAGAAGAGGGGCCGTCAGGCAGCAATAGTCGCCCAGAATGTTGGAATGTGGAAAGGTCCCATATACCCGGTAAATTGACCATACATAGCGCTGCAGGACCGCAAGGCATCCGTTGTATATGAGGACGGCACTCAGCGCGTACAGCAAAATATATGCGTCACGGCGAGACCTGATAAACCATGCTACCGCGATAAACACCAGCATGCCGCGGAGGAGCTTCACGATTTCAAACATCCCGAACAGCTTGGGATTGGAAACGGCAACAGTGAAAGAGGCGTAGGCAAAGTAGATGAGCATCGGGGCCAGGCTTGCGGGCCAGAATATGCGGCCGCCTTCGCGCCGCAGGGTGACTACCGTGCTCATGAGAAGGATGAGGGCGAACAAGTCGACAATGGAGAATTCGAATCCGCGCGTGGACCCGGCATACCACCACCGTTCAAGGAAATTGATATCGCATCGGTCTGTAAATGCCGTGAAGAACACCAAGGCAAAGAAGACGCATTCGCGGACACGCCGTGAATAGGACGATGCGAGGATGCCCGCAGGCACAAGGAGGACTAATCCGGCCAGGAACACCGCGTATTTCATCAGGGCATGGCTCCAGCAGCTTCTCCTACCGCTGCATTAGTACGGAATTGGACAACGTATGAACCTCGGAGGCCCAACGCCCCCAATTAAACGTTTGATCGTACGCGCCTCGTGCGGCCTCGCAGAACTGCGCGTAGGTACAAGTATCCCGAAAGAGTCCGGCAATGATATCGGCGAACTCATCGGCCGGCGTAGATCGGTCGCGTACAATCCCGTTGACTCCGTCAGTAACGATTTCCGGGACGCCACCGACTGCACACGTGACAACCGGGAGTCCATGTGCAAATGCCTCGCAAAAAACAATGGGCGAGCAGTCCCCCCTGGTCGGCAAGAAGAGAAACGTGGCCTCGTCAAGCAATTGAGACAGGCGTGCCTGGTCCTTTGCCTCGTGCTTATTCAGAAACGGGACGACGCGGATGTAAGGACTCACACTTGCAGGGACTATACCGCACACAGTCAGTCGCGCCTTCAATCCGAGCCGATTCAACGTCTCCACTACGGAAATGGCCAGTTCGCCCCCTTTCCGCTCCCAGTCAACACCCAGGAACAGCAGCTCGCACGTTGATTGCTCACGCCTCCTGTTTTCCAGGACTCTCTCTCGATCGGGAACCTTATCCAGATTGGCTCCAAAGGCAATTGATCGGACTTTGTCCGGTGAAACTCCATACTGATGAATCGCAGAGTCAGCGGCCCACTTGGACCCAAACACGATAAGGTCGCAATGAGCGTATGCTTCGCGCTCAAATTTCATAAGCTCTCGAAGATTTCTCGCGGATATCCCTGCATAGCCCGGATATTGAAGTTCAACAAGTTGCGCTTTTGTGCCGTCGGAAAAATAGATCAACGGTTTTGATGTCTTGATAGCTCCCGGCAAAACCAAGGAGTCAATGCAGAAGGCGATATTCCAGTTGTCTGGAAACGATCGAAGGCGATGCTTTAACTGTCGGGCATGATAGGCAGTAGACCTTGGTCTCCAGTAAGGGCTGCGTCCAACGAGAGCAAGCAGTCGATTCTCAAAGCCTATGGTGATACCTCGGGGGTAGCCAAGGGAGTCGCAACGATGAACTTCGTCGCACACCGAGGTGAGGGCCTCGAACATCTTGTACGCTATCCCGGACCAGATCAGCCTGTCCAGAAGACTGAAACGAGCTATGACCAATGCATTCATGGGACGCATATTCGGCAGCCTGAGAGGTCTGCCGTTCCCTTTTGCGGTGCTACTGTCAGTTGACATACCCAGTTGGCCAATATTCTGTTACCTCTAAAGCGACACTTCCGTATTTCTAGACCATGTGGATTTCCGCGTCTCTGAGCGATAGCGAAGAGCCGAGCGAATCATGCGGCGCACGTCCGCGCGATCATTGTCTTTCATGAGGACTACCAGGCATAGGATATAGACCGTGGCGCCGGCGATGGCTATCACGATTACGGCAGTCCATTGTGGGCTGGCGACGCATGCACGGAGACCCAGCATGAGAAGGACCGATGCCAAGAAGGGCACTGTACCGGGAAGAATAGTCTCCGAGAGTACGCGACGAAGTCGCATATTCAGGAGTCGAATCGCAAGAGGCCACCAGAGGAGAAGGTGACCCAGGTACACGCTGATGACAGAGGCCAACGCGGATCCCTTCGCTCCGAGGTGGAGAGAAGCAACAAGGTAGATGGTAAGTCCCAGGTTGAATGAGTTCTCGAGCGCGGTTCTCCAGGCAAGGCATCTCAGCTGCGCTCTGGCGGATGCGATAGGCCACAAAATCGAGTTGCCATAATTCATTGGAAAGCAGGCAAACAGCAGCATTGACACCACACCCGCCTGTCCATACGCATTTCCGACGTAGAGGGCGAAGATATCGCTACCGAGAATCATGAAAGGTGCTGCAACAAAAAGGGAACTCCACAGGGAGAGACGGCCCATTCGAATGAAGAGCTCCGTGAGGCGGTCATTCTGATTCATGGCGTGCATTGAGATGACAACCGGCTCGATGGCGCCACTGTAACCTGCATAAAGTGATTTGAACTGCCGGATAGGTAGGGATCCAAGGTAGAAGCAGGAAACATCGACTGCAGAAGCAAAACGATTGAGCACGATTGGGTCCGCTGACTGCAAAACGGCGCCAAAAAGCCCATTGACGAAGTTCCAACCGCCAAAGCCTACCATCTCCTTTGCCAGAGTTCGGTCTCGGTATGCACGTCGCAGGCGGAGGCTTGGAACGAGACGTCTCGATACTGTCTGCGTAATGGCCAGGTTCAGCATGTCGGCCCCTACAGAAGCTGCGATGACCCAAATAACGCGATCGCCCGCCGTATAGAGTAGAGTGAAAAGCAGCGTGAGGCGAAAGAGTTCGGTGCCGACACCAATCATGTTTTGCAGCACGAATTTCTGGCGCACATAAAGTCCCATTCCAAAGGGGGACAGCGGAAGGCGAATCG
Proteins encoded in this region:
- a CDS encoding glycosyltransferase family 4 protein; translated protein: MKFEREAYAHCDLIVFGSKWAADSAIHQYGVSPDKVRSIAFGANLDKVPDRERVLENRRREQSTCELLFLGVDWERKGGELAISVVETLNRLGLKARLTVCGIVPASVSPYIRVVPFLNKHEAKDQARLSQLLDEATFLFLPTRGDCSPIVFCEAFAHGLPVVTCAVGGVPEIVTDGVNGIVRDRSTPADEFADIIAGLFRDTCTYAQFCEAARGAYDQTFNWGRWASEVHTLSNSVLMQR